The Pristis pectinata isolate sPriPec2 chromosome 12, sPriPec2.1.pri, whole genome shotgun sequence DNA window AGACTGCAGTTAGGGCCGTGGCTTCTCAGTAGTactgtattttgatttttttattgtaGTAAAGTGAAAATGCTGTTGGAATGTGGTGTATCTGAGACTATGGAGAATCCTATTCTGCAGACAGTTGAGACAACAGTAAAACAATTTACCCTTCAATAGCAACTTCAACTCAGCAACAAAGACCCAAAGCATTCTGCTGGAATAAAACAATACACAATGCTATAAGGATATATTAGGGCATACAACCCAAAAAGGTTTCATGTTTAAAAGGAGGAAAGGGCAAGAGAGGTTTTGGGAAGTAATTCCAGAGCTTGTGGCTTTTTAATGGGAAGGCCAGGATCACGGAGTGTTTACAATGGAAATTGTGGGAAATGAGAATATTAGGTTGAAGATAAAGGGCCCAGGAGATGTGGGATGGGGTTTGGTGATGCACATGTACTTAAGAAGAAGAAAGGTAAATGCAGCAGTTCATGAACTTTTTTGTAATCTATTCATTGTTCATAAATGGAGTATCAGTCACAAGGTGGATATGTCAATGGCATTATATTAAAAACATCAAAGCCAAAAATTAACAAACTATTCGAGAACTACACAGCATCGATGCTGATAAGTTAATATTTTCATGTGGACCCTCTCCTGCTTAGATAACAAAATCTGTaacctttctgcttttattataggTTCAAGGTATTTGAAATTTATGAATCGTGATTTTGTCCTTGAAGAAAAGCTTATCCGCTTATCCCGTTCCCTTAAAGGATATGATCGAGGATGATGAGTAAACGTTCCCCAATGATTCTATGTTGCTCTTCGGGATCCCCTCCTGCACAACTTCACTGCACTGTCCCATTCTTTCAATAAGTCGTTCACCCTGAGagcaaaatgctgcctggatacCTGCACAGTATCTCCCAAATGTGGAAAAGCTGACCATAGAATGCCAAAGTTAGTAAAAGGATTGTCCTTTAATTCATGACCAACGGTACTGGGTCGCAACTGCAAGGAATGCCGAGGACTTCAATACTGAGACAGCAAGTGCACGGTGGCAGCGGAGGGACGGGAGGAGGGGGTAGCGGAGGGGCGGGAGGGGGCCGAGGGCAGCGGAGGGGCGGGAGGGGGCCGAGGGCAGCGGAGGGGCGGGAGGGGTAgcggaggggcgggggggggccgAGGGCAGTGAAGGGGGGGCCGAGGGCAGTGAAGGGGCGGGGCAGAGCCCCTGACTCACCTGCGTCTCTGATAGGCGGAGCTCCCCAGCCAGGCTCCGCCTTACAAAGGTGCCCGGATACTGCTGGCGCTGGAAGCTGCGCTCGAGCATGCGCACTTGatccatggtgaagatggttCGGAGGCGCCGGCGGTCCGCCCACTGCGCGCTCCCGGAGGCGCTGCTGCTGCAGGCGGCACTGGCTgcggcacacacacacacacgcacgctgTTTACAGGGCCCGCTCACAGCCtcgtcggtcagggcactgacttTGTTCACCCCCAAAGCCCCGCACCCTTGAAATCACCGCAGCAAAGTGAACAGACCCATCCCAATGACTACACCGCGTCGCCAACCCCGCCGTCAGTTCCAGCAAGTGGGCAGTCCGAGGGACCGAGAGAAGGGATAGCCATGCAAAGCATTAAGGAGGATTAGACGCTTGTGAAATGAACGGACCTTTCACCAAAAAGAAAGATGCAAGGTGTCCCATGCTCACTTACCGCGGACTGCCAGAGCTCGCTGCTGGGGTTTGGCCCTCTGGTTATGCCTGGCTGGTGACCTACCCCTTTCTTCAGTAGAGCTCGCCGTTTCTTTGCCATGTGACCTCTCCGCCGTGCAGAGATCATCATGCCCCGCTGCCCGTCCACATCGAAGCACTTTGCTACACTCGTTCTGGCCCTTTTCGCCAGACTGACTGCTCTGAGCAAGCCACTCCACTGAAAATGCAGCTTCCAGCATCTTTAGAATAGAAATGCGCGGCTGCTTTCGAATGCCCGGGTATTTATGGGACATTGATGAGTGAATGTGCTCGGACATCAAAGCAAGGATTCCAATAAACAAGCGCTTGACTCACCGGCCCTTTGTAACATCCGACAAAAGAGGCATGAATATACGACGTGATAAATTGAGGATATCGAGATGTGGCGCCAAGTTCAACTagaaataaaataacattatCAATATAACGATAAGTGTTGGTAATGAATTAACTTCAGAGTAAACACAGTGTCCCTGCCCGTCGGCGGATCCAATCACAGCCGATAACTGGCACCATTATCTGACAAAGCCAAGACGTCTACAGCAATGGGCTAAAGAGACACTCACGATTCAAATGGGCAGCAGCAATTGGTAAATCAGATCAATTGGTAAATCAGATCAAACTGTCCGATGTAGCATATTTGCATTAGTTGACTTCATTTAATATGCAGACAGCTATCATTGCTCTCTCCAAAGCCATTGATCTTTTATCTTGGATGAAAGTGATGCATCTTAGGATCAATGAGTGTCATTAACTGTGGTGTCAGAGCATTAAGTATATGTGTACCGGCTTCAGTTCGATAATGTGCTGCAGAAGGCTTTTACAGATTGTCCCCATCCAATTTGCGTGAATGGTGCAAGCAACTGTATCGTGTTAAACTAGATAGCGTTTTAAGATCGAAATTGGGACATAAAACAATCTTATTTTGCTGCATTAGTTCCTTTATATAATAATCCTTTATGTTATTTCAAAAGCAAACTTTATGCATAAAATATATATAAGAAATACAAAACCGTATATGATTTTCTTTACATATGATTTTCTTTACAGTTCTTTAGTGTTATCAAATCTATACATTCATGGTGTCATCAAGTCAGTCCATTCTATATACAAGgcaccaatgccactcacatGGCCTCTTTCAACAATACACCCATCAAGTGTTTGaggggctgttacacaggacccagcccttcATTGGCAGCAGGACCTTAAACTGCAGACCTTCTCCACAAAGCCTTTATGTTGGCTACACCACGCTTCAGTGGGTCCCCCAGCATGTTCTCCTGTAGCCTGGAAAGTACCAGCGTTTTCGGggagaccaaagtgcatctttcaccgcATTGATAGTCTTCCGGCAGCACATGATTCTATCTCATTCTGCgtctctgggaacagcccatagatcagagagtcctctgtaaACTGTAAAGTCAGACTTAGCTATTAGCCCAAGAATGGCATATCTCACATGCTGAAAAATGCATTTTTGGCAACAACTTCTCAGTTTGGAGGTAGTGGAGTGAAAAtgtcatttgcaatttttttggtaACTATGTAGttgaaataatatatttttatacCAAATCACCTGTAAAGTATTAACTGCACAATGAATATATAACTGCTAGTTTAAAATCACGAGACCAGTTCAAGGTGAACCTGGCCTGCTACCTGGACACTTTGTTTGCCGACCCTGCATGCccatatttcttttatttccctctgtggaaGGCCAGATGAATTAACTCTAGGTGTCTGATGAGGAAGAGCTGCTGTAAGTGTATTGTGAGTTCCCGCCCCAGAACACCCTGGCTGCCTTAGATAGGTCGCATACTGTAAAaggctttttaaaaacatttttttgaatgcctcttgtagagatatttaaaactgttcaaataatttaaaaaatagatcTAAAGTCCACCTAcagtaaaataaataatgcacTTGCCTTTTCCCATGGTGTCACCGATCCCATTGTTCATATGCCAGCTCTCCCTAGCCACACTGAGGGCTGGATGAGAAGTGATTCGGACGCTCCCTGCTGTGAACTGccactccactgctggactcattGGTGAGCCTACTGGTGGAGTAGACAGTcagatgcactgggatctgaGCTTCAGGACATCTCGGAGTTGCACATTTGGCCACTCTTGAATATAAGATAATAGGAGAAGGCGTGggctactcagcccctcaaacctgccctgccattcgacATGACCACAGCTGATTTGCCCCAGTCCTCATTGCTTCTGCTGTGTAAGTTTCCCGTAGCCCTCAACTCCCTGATCAAAAAATTGCCTACTTCCTcgttaaatactcccaatgatctaGCCACCATATCCTTCTTGGGTAGATAATTCACCACCTTCAGTGAGAAATCCCTATGCACCTtcgttttaaatgactgcccttaAATTGTAACAATGAGCCTTCCTTTGAGATTCTCCACCAGGAGAAGCaactcaacatttaccctgttatCCCCCCCTAAGAATCCTCcatatttcagtaagatcacctctcattcctataaactccAAAAAATATAGgtccaatttctttagccactcacgataggacaaccctctcatcttaGGAATTAGCCTAGTAAATCAcatttgtactgcctccaatgccagtattcCTTTTCTTATATAaggtgactaaaactgtgcacaatattttaGGTATAGCCTCAACAGTACCCTGTACATTTGTAATAATACTTCCTTATTTATAAACTCCAATacatttgcaataaaggtcaacatgctatttgtcttcctaaccacttgttgcacctgcctgctaactttttacaATTAGTGCACAAAAACACCTAAATCCCTTTGTATtttgctcatctgcaatctttctgcaTTTAATTAAAAGTCCCCCTTTagattcttcttaccaaaatgcatagCCTCAGACTCTTGTGCTGAAATATATGACTTGCTTGGGAACAATCAGTAGGTCCTTTCCAAGGTGACAATATCAGCACAATTCTGCCCATTATTGCTCAGCACGTCTCAGAATTTTCTTAAAAATAGATTATCTAGAGAGACTTGAAAGGGGTGGCCAATGCCAGCTGCAACAAAGCACCAGCCACTTGGATTAATATCATGCCTTTCATAAAGAGGAACAACACAAGGCACCTCATGGAAATGTCATCAAGCTAAATGACCAGGAGAGCTGACTAAAAATTTTGTCACAGATATGGATTTTAGGAACTGCTTTGAAGGAGAAAACTGAGGTAGTGAGGTTTAGAGAGATAATTCCAAACCTTATTTTATTCAATCACACATTGAGCTATTTCACATGATTACTATCATGTGTCAATCCCCAGCCACATTCATCTTCACCCATCTTCACCCTTTCTATACTACTTCTTTTTGAGTTGACATTTGAAACAACAATCCCCCAGCTCCATTTCATTTAGATCTGCACTCTCAAAGGATTTATATTGCTACCGATCAGTTCAACAAAACGCTTATGTTTGAAatcattatttttctctcatcCTGACTTCCAGCATCACCCTCACCTCCACTTTGTTATGTATGAGGAATGCATATTTGAATGGATATGGTGGACAACTTGCTTACCTGTTCACTGTCATATCTGTCTGGGCCATATAGAGCATCACaggatgctgtaatctggagcgaaaaagcaaactgccagaggaactcattgggtcaggcagcatctgtggaggcagagggagagtcGACATTTCAGTTCAATACACTGCATCAGTCATGCTGTTCAGTTTGTTACATATATTGCTGAGTTTGTTAAGATCACCTATTTTCATCTCCTTTACAGTTGTCAATTCAGTCCTGCCTCAGCCTGACTATTCTAGTACTCTGTTCTCTATAAACATGAGTTGACGCaaaactgtgctgcaatgttgTCACTTGCATCAGGTCTTATTTGTGCTTGATGATTTGCATTGACTCCCAGTTAAACAACACCTCAGGTTTTAATGTTGTGCCCTTACTTTCAATACTCTGTATGGTCCCTGTAAGCTCAGTTGTCTGTGCTTTTCTAATTCTGCCCTTTTGATCATCCCTGAATGTAATCACTCCACCACTAGCAATCCTGTCTTCAGCTCTCCTAAGTCACGGAATTGCCTCCCTCTCACTCTATCTCTTTTTGGCCTTTATGACACTCCTTCAAATACACTGCTTTGACTAGCCTTCTTGTCATCTGACTAGGCATCTATTTTCtctcctgatctactcagttcctcctacaccaaCCACAACCCCCCTCCCAGCCACTTTGTTTCttacccctcctcctccatcaaccacacactcctcccactgggtcccatcCACCTaatgttcccacctgcccaccccacctcccttatttggttccatgctccacctttctttctcatcagattccatcatctgcagccctttgttggctccacctatcacctcttagcctctatcgttatttccactcttttatctgcctatcacccctccgaacctgcatctacctattgcttgccagatcttgctcagtcccttcccttcacctctctatactggttttctcccctctatctttcagtccagatgcagggtcttgacctgaaatgtcaactgtccatctccctccacaggtgctccctcacctgctgagttccttcaagttcgtttttttcctccagattccagcatctacaggatcttgtgtctccaggcatttttttttgtttggtaacactctgtaaagtgctttgtgattttgtgatatgctgagcattatataaaataaattattttagttAAAAAAGTAATTTCAAAGCGAGTGAGGTGCAGAAAATTTCAAAGTTTAGCATCAAGAAGTTAATGATAAGGCAAAGGCAGGGATCCACATGGGATTAATAGAGTTAGAGTAATACAGAATGTGCAACACAGAGGCAGGTTTTCTGGACTAATATGCCCACAAAGGATCTATTCCCATAGTTCCacgttttaaaataattttccatttccaGACAACACATTCCACTCTGCATGTTCCACTTTGCAGCTCACCCTGTAAGTACTTTTTCCTTCACGTTACCGCTGCTTCTTTTCCTAAATCTCTGTCCTTTGGTTcccaagcaacacacacaaaatactggaggaagtcagcagatcaggtggcattaatgcagggaaataaactgttgacatttcgggtcttgaccccaaatgtcgaatgtttatttccctccacagatgctgcctggcctgttcctccagcactttgtgtgtgttgctccagattccagcatctcttgtgtcttctttgcacggtagtgtagtggttagcataacattattaaatcgccagccacccaggttcaattgcgggcatggtgacacttgcaggctgctcccagaacactctatgcaaaagaagcatttcactgtgtggttctatgtaaatgtgactaataacgatatcttgtCTTGGTTCCCAATTCTTCTTTAACTGGAAACAGTTTTTCCTTAGTTGTTATATAACATACCTTTAAGAATTAGAAAGTCTCCATCAATTCTCTCCTTTATCATTCTTAACTTTCCAAACTTTTCCTGACATTTTGTATCCACAGGTTTCTTCACATGATTTAAATTTATACCATTAACTTAGATAGTCGGTCCTCATTTTAACTGCCAAACTGGGAaaaatcataattttcttcttcaAATTTCACCAGTTTTGTGTCTGCCCATTTTGTCAATCAGCTTATAGGATCAAAAATCAAAGATCATTGAACCAGAGTCAcagagtgtggaaacaggcctttcaactcaCCGAGTGTACATCAGCCATCAATTACTCACTTAGATTTATCCTAAACCAATGCCAttttttgattctccccacattcccatcaatcccccaGATTTGACCTAACAAAACTGCACTTCTTTGAAATGATATTTTTGTAAATTCTGTTACTCTAGCCCTCACTCATCTACAAACTTTATAAAAAAAGACCTTGAATGCCCATATCCAGTCATTTATCAAAAAGAGCACGTCCCAAAACTATCTGAGAGGTGAGAGTACTGCCATGGTGCCAAGGCTGATTCTGTTCCACATCACAGACATAGATGCTGATTAATAGGACCTGATATAGATGAAAG harbors:
- the LOC127576839 gene encoding homeobox protein vex1-like, which codes for MSEHIHSSMSHKYPGIRKQPRISILKMLEAAFSVEWLAQSSQSGEKGQNECSKVLRCGRAAGHDDLCTAERSHGKETASSTEERGRSPARHNQRAKPQQRALAVRASAACSSSASGSAQWADRRRLRTIFTMDQVRMLERSFQRQQYPGTFVRRSLAGELRLSETQIKTWFQNRRMKLKQQLQVAQAEALKSRLFLQYFCHPYHSVHSLHHVVDSSFFPHYPEFGPLPTQTSISDCCLRHLDYQPNLPLITPKATTSRLHPHLTI